The Acidicapsa ligni genome has a window encoding:
- a CDS encoding prolyl oligopeptidase family serine peptidase, which translates to MLQVPDVQANNNKEELYVTAIDGPSPTNLSPLASSQRIAAVRWLPDGKSLSLLVRRSGKIVLARLELATKTEKIIWEADNDITDYSMDATGETIAIAARLAHSGQPSSQAHKDSDKGYRVDLASTARSERPRRIAVILRRGDKNQWHVAQKVEFVSPLTGRLVSDITENASLHINLSPDGLYLVLDNVENFSDVPKDGIWGSSPIVNNMRNTGLEGVVVSYLYDLSTKSASIPLKSPLVRSISWAPDSKSFLAVALAPAQSTWEASDVTKGSLNDHITHMFSIDMRTNSVTEVLERAEKPPIAWTGTDHILLRSADGRLTQLRNVNGQWIRERSMQIPIDDLSPYSALTSDGHRVVVEYENARTSPEIIVFDPSTNETKIVARLDPQMDKFLLPKSEVVTWTTSTGYKAKGLLLLPPDYDSSRRYPIVIENGSLLYHGQFVCDSGIDHVSSWPRGILADDGILYLMRFWPGITDWESNYYPKGLPGSLAEVAFKQDLVESAIEMLDQRQVIDLQKVGLVGFSRGGWYVEYALAHSRFPFRAASATDNVLYSTGEYWMSHNQTEFRAHEGLYGGPPYGDTLKNWLDYSISFNLDKVHTPLLTEVMGYGKQDNDPDRPPDNLAIHEELLVGLSRLHRPVEFYYYPNEKHQPEHPQARIASLHRNIDWFRFWLQGYETPTPQEADQYKRWEQLRNDILVGQSGGGLRKH; encoded by the coding sequence GTGCTGCAAGTACCGGACGTGCAAGCGAACAACAACAAGGAAGAACTGTATGTAACGGCTATAGATGGCCCTTCACCGACCAATCTTTCTCCCTTGGCTAGCAGTCAGCGAATCGCAGCTGTCCGATGGTTGCCAGATGGTAAGAGTCTCTCGCTCTTGGTACGTCGAAGCGGCAAGATTGTCCTCGCTCGATTAGAGCTGGCAACGAAAACAGAGAAGATCATCTGGGAGGCAGACAACGACATCACTGATTATTCGATGGACGCCACTGGCGAAACAATTGCAATCGCAGCTCGCCTTGCTCACAGTGGACAGCCTTCGTCGCAGGCACATAAAGACAGTGACAAGGGCTATCGTGTCGACCTCGCCTCGACAGCCCGTTCCGAACGCCCTAGAAGGATAGCAGTTATACTTCGGCGTGGCGATAAGAACCAATGGCATGTGGCTCAGAAGGTGGAATTTGTTTCTCCGCTGACTGGAAGACTCGTTAGCGACATTACCGAAAACGCCTCGCTACATATTAATCTTTCCCCTGATGGCCTATATCTCGTCCTCGACAACGTCGAAAATTTTTCAGATGTGCCCAAGGACGGCATTTGGGGCAGCAGCCCTATCGTCAATAACATGCGGAACACTGGTCTCGAAGGCGTTGTTGTCAGCTACCTGTACGACCTGAGCACAAAGTCAGCCTCCATACCCCTAAAGTCGCCGCTCGTACGATCCATTTCATGGGCTCCCGATAGTAAATCGTTTCTTGCGGTGGCGCTGGCCCCAGCGCAAAGCACCTGGGAGGCATCCGATGTGACAAAAGGATCCCTAAACGACCACATCACACATATGTTCAGTATTGATATGCGGACCAACTCAGTGACGGAGGTGCTCGAAAGAGCTGAAAAACCGCCAATCGCATGGACCGGCACCGATCACATTCTGCTGCGGAGTGCAGACGGCAGGCTAACCCAGCTCCGTAACGTCAACGGGCAGTGGATCCGCGAGAGATCGATGCAAATTCCGATCGATGACTTGTCTCCCTATTCTGCTCTCACCTCCGATGGCCACCGCGTCGTAGTTGAGTACGAAAACGCTCGGACATCTCCCGAAATCATCGTGTTTGATCCGTCAACGAACGAAACAAAGATCGTTGCTAGGCTTGATCCACAAATGGATAAGTTTCTTCTGCCAAAATCGGAGGTAGTGACTTGGACGACTTCGACGGGATATAAAGCAAAAGGTCTCCTTCTCCTGCCACCCGACTACGACTCCAGCCGCCGCTATCCAATAGTGATCGAGAATGGCTCACTTCTTTATCACGGACAATTTGTATGCGACTCCGGCATCGATCACGTTTCTTCATGGCCGCGAGGTATTCTTGCGGACGATGGGATTCTCTACCTCATGAGATTTTGGCCAGGAATCACTGACTGGGAGAGTAACTATTACCCAAAGGGGCTTCCAGGATCCTTAGCAGAAGTCGCGTTCAAGCAAGATTTAGTCGAAAGCGCTATTGAGATGCTTGATCAACGCCAAGTGATCGACCTGCAGAAAGTTGGATTAGTCGGGTTCAGCCGTGGAGGGTGGTACGTCGAATATGCCCTAGCCCATTCTCGATTTCCTTTTAGGGCCGCGTCGGCCACGGATAATGTACTCTACTCAACGGGTGAGTACTGGATGAGTCACAACCAGACTGAGTTCCGTGCGCACGAAGGCCTCTACGGCGGTCCACCGTACGGCGACACTTTAAAAAACTGGCTCGACTACTCAATCTCATTCAATCTGGACAAAGTTCACACACCGCTTCTGACCGAAGTCATGGGATATGGGAAACAAGACAATGATCCAGACCGTCCTCCAGATAATCTGGCCATCCACGAGGAACTGCTAGTCGGTTTGAGCCGACTCCACAGACCAGTGGAATTCTATTATTACCCCAACGAAAAGCATCAGCCCGAACATCCGCAGGCTCGCATCGCAAGCTTACATAGAAACATTGATTGGTTTAGGTTTTGGTTGCAAGGCTACGAAACACCGACACCTCAGGAAGCGGACCAGTACAAACGATGGGAACAATTGCGCAACGACATTCTCGTCGGCCAAAGCGGGGGGGGACTTAGGAAACATTAG
- a CDS encoding TonB-dependent receptor — MLYFEISSRQIASWMLLLLLLCNHSSTAFADASSASLSITVADPSGAVISSATAILRNSDTNQEQRSVSGKSGTANFPFLKPGRYTLTVSKDGFSDVTVNGILLDVGDDKHLQLVLKVGAANQTVTVNGGGLNINTTDGAVSTVIDRQFVANIPLNGRSFQDLISMTPGVATQSPQDNSLSPGNTGDFSINGQRTESNYYMVDGVSGNVTAGASAGNGLIAGTVAATSALGTTQSLLSVDALQEFRVESSSYSAEYGRSPGGQLSFVTRSGTNALHGSAFDYFRNGSLDANNWFNDSLGEPKNELHQNDFGGTLGGPIWIPSVYKGLNKTFFFGSYEGLRMTEPVAASIQYVPDLYLREQAPAALQPILNAYPLPSPNGVDYGTAQSPSLAQFFQGYSVPGKIDSTSIRVDHNFSSALSGFFRFADTPSSTQSRSLSALTTGQVNIQTYTLGLTYVLTPTVTNQFRLGYSRSFSGSTSTVDAFGGATPIDLGKAMGITSGTTGQDLAPEMYLYFPSAGSSVLKIPAGLAQQHQWNLTDTFEVSRAKQHLKFGVDFRTFTTLQAFSPIEAAGVFESAQSVLSNVATETEYLLFARSEPVFNQVALFAQDDWRLNSKLSVSAGLRWEFAPPPHNALSPQPYTATGSLADPSSLELAPAGTPMWHNSWFNFAPRLGLAWQAHSAEDWMTVIRTGGGVFFDTNNEIADSGFSGLGTFAEGIYPSSPLPFTASQQDIGFAVAPPYSDFTIFPAHFQLPYTLEWNASIEQELGKGSSATISYVGSAGRRLNASQELNLSTVNPSFGSGIFYPFSVTSDYDALQTKFQRSISHGINAIVSYTWSHSIDFGSNFSALPVTRGNSDFDLRNNLQAGFTWEPAKIKSSALVSSALNGWSLDGRLLARTSFPITLQGNLSTDPATGSEYFTNLNLVPDQPIYLHSKQYPGGRALNPAAFAYPAGADPGNAPRNFARGFGASQVNFALAREFRLSERARLHFRGEAFNLSNHPNFGYIDPYLGDPTFGEALQTLNQSLGTVASQYQQGGPRSMQFALRLSF; from the coding sequence ATGCTTTATTTTGAAATATCTTCACGCCAAATTGCATCCTGGATGCTCCTTCTGTTGCTGTTGTGCAATCATTCATCGACGGCGTTTGCCGATGCGAGTTCAGCAAGTCTCTCGATTACTGTCGCGGACCCTTCTGGTGCTGTTATTTCAAGCGCAACAGCGATCCTTCGCAATAGCGATACCAACCAGGAGCAACGATCCGTAAGTGGCAAGTCCGGCACTGCTAACTTTCCATTCCTGAAGCCTGGACGCTATACCCTCACTGTCTCCAAGGATGGGTTCTCAGACGTCACGGTCAATGGCATCCTCCTAGATGTGGGCGACGACAAGCATCTGCAGCTGGTTTTGAAAGTTGGAGCAGCAAACCAAACCGTAACGGTCAATGGCGGCGGCCTCAATATCAATACAACTGATGGCGCTGTGAGTACAGTCATAGATCGACAATTCGTAGCCAACATTCCATTGAATGGGCGAAGTTTTCAAGATCTGATTTCGATGACTCCTGGAGTAGCAACACAGAGCCCCCAGGACAACTCCTTGTCACCGGGGAACACCGGAGATTTTAGCATCAACGGCCAACGCACAGAGAGCAACTACTACATGGTCGATGGTGTGTCCGGGAATGTGACAGCAGGCGCCAGCGCTGGCAATGGTTTGATCGCCGGCACTGTCGCCGCGACTTCTGCATTGGGCACCACTCAAAGCTTGCTTTCTGTTGATGCATTGCAAGAGTTCCGCGTCGAAAGTTCATCCTACTCTGCCGAATATGGTCGTTCGCCGGGAGGCCAATTGAGCTTTGTCACTCGCTCAGGGACCAATGCATTACACGGAAGCGCTTTCGACTACTTCAGAAACGGATCTCTTGACGCAAACAACTGGTTCAACGACAGCTTAGGCGAGCCGAAAAACGAGCTTCATCAGAACGACTTTGGCGGCACATTGGGCGGACCTATTTGGATTCCCAGTGTGTATAAGGGACTGAACAAGACCTTCTTTTTCGGGTCATACGAAGGCTTGAGGATGACGGAACCGGTTGCAGCTTCGATCCAATACGTTCCTGATCTGTATCTGCGGGAGCAGGCTCCGGCTGCCCTGCAGCCGATCTTGAACGCCTATCCATTGCCAAGCCCCAACGGAGTGGACTATGGAACTGCGCAATCGCCAAGTCTCGCCCAGTTCTTCCAAGGCTATTCTGTACCCGGCAAAATCGATTCCACCAGTATTCGTGTAGACCATAATTTCTCGTCTGCCTTATCGGGATTCTTCCGCTTTGCTGATACCCCCAGTTCCACACAATCACGTTCTTTGTCTGCACTCACAACAGGCCAAGTGAACATCCAGACGTACACGCTCGGCCTTACCTACGTGTTGACGCCCACGGTCACAAACCAATTTCGGCTCGGATATAGTAGAAGCTTTTCTGGCAGTACTAGCACAGTTGATGCATTCGGTGGGGCGACCCCAATCGACCTCGGGAAGGCGATGGGTATTACAAGCGGCACCACGGGGCAGGACTTGGCCCCCGAGATGTATCTCTATTTCCCAAGCGCGGGGTCAAGCGTCTTGAAGATACCCGCAGGACTGGCTCAGCAGCATCAATGGAACCTCACAGATACGTTTGAGGTCTCGCGGGCCAAACAACATTTGAAATTCGGAGTCGATTTCAGAACGTTTACAACGTTGCAAGCATTTAGCCCGATTGAGGCAGCCGGCGTATTCGAAAGTGCGCAAAGCGTTTTATCCAACGTGGCAACTGAAACCGAGTACCTGCTCTTTGCCCGGTCAGAACCGGTTTTCAACCAGGTCGCACTCTTCGCACAAGATGACTGGCGGCTCAATTCGAAACTGAGTGTGTCCGCAGGCTTGCGTTGGGAGTTCGCCCCCCCACCTCATAACGCCTTGAGCCCGCAACCATACACGGCAACTGGCAGCCTGGCAGATCCGAGTAGCTTGGAGCTTGCCCCGGCTGGGACGCCAATGTGGCATAACTCATGGTTTAACTTTGCGCCAAGACTCGGGCTCGCGTGGCAAGCCCATAGTGCTGAAGATTGGATGACGGTAATTCGGACAGGCGGCGGTGTTTTCTTTGACACTAACAACGAGATTGCTGATAGCGGCTTCTCAGGGTTAGGAACTTTCGCGGAGGGGATTTATCCCTCGTCACCATTACCATTCACTGCTTCACAGCAGGACATCGGATTTGCCGTCGCCCCGCCTTACAGCGATTTTACGATTTTCCCAGCCCATTTCCAGCTTCCCTACACATTGGAGTGGAATGCAAGTATCGAGCAGGAACTGGGGAAAGGGAGTTCTGCAACCATCTCGTATGTAGGATCTGCCGGTAGGAGATTAAACGCAAGCCAAGAGCTAAATCTATCAACGGTAAACCCGTCTTTCGGATCAGGTATCTTTTACCCATTTAGCGTGACTTCAGACTACGACGCCCTCCAAACGAAGTTTCAACGAAGTATTAGCCACGGCATCAACGCGATTGTCTCCTATACGTGGTCTCACTCGATTGATTTCGGCTCCAACTTCAGCGCCCTACCGGTTACACGCGGCAATTCTGACTTCGACCTCCGGAATAATCTTCAGGCGGGCTTTACCTGGGAGCCAGCAAAGATAAAATCATCAGCCTTGGTCTCATCAGCATTGAACGGGTGGAGCTTGGACGGTCGACTCCTCGCGCGCACATCGTTTCCGATTACCCTCCAAGGCAATTTATCGACAGATCCCGCGACGGGCAGTGAATACTTTACAAACCTTAACCTCGTACCCGACCAACCAATCTACCTGCATAGCAAGCAGTATCCAGGCGGGCGAGCATTAAACCCCGCTGCTTTCGCGTATCCGGCTGGAGCCGATCCCGGTAACGCGCCTCGGAATTTCGCCCGCGGATTTGGGGCCTCACAAGTCAACTTCGCTCTAGCACGAGAGTTTCGATTATCGGAGCGTGCTCGTCTCCATTTCCGAGGAGAAGCATTCAATCTTTCTAATCATCCAAACTTTGGCTATATCGATCCGTACCTCGGCGATCCAACCTTTGGTGAGGCACTCCAAACCTTAAATCAGAGTCTTGGCACGGTTGCCTCCCAATACCAACAGGGCGGACCCCGTTCGATGCAATTCGCATTGAGATTGTCCTTTTGA